The following nucleotide sequence is from Candidatus Latescibacter sp..
GTAGGGCATGACCGCTGTAATCCGTGAAGCGGATGCATACTTGAGGGCGTCGATGATGATGAGGAGCTCCATGAGCGCCTCGTTGGTATCCGGATACCCTGTCTGGATAACGAATACGTCATCTTCCCGTACGCTCTCCTCGATCCGCACCTTTATGTTACAGTTGGAAAACTTGTTTGCTGTCATCTGGCCGGGATTGATGGAAAGAGAATCGCAGATTTCCTGCGCCAGTTCCGGATTGGATTGCCCGGCAAATATTTTAAGACGCCGTTTCAAAGTCTGCTCCTTTCTGGTTTCAGCGGTTTGGTATAGTATGACATAAGATTTTGAAATCTTTGATTTATTCTCTCGCAAAGTTCGCAAAGTCAATAAAGCAAGGAAAAGACAGGAAATTCGAATGCATCACGGATAATTTATGGTATCTGAATAATTTTTCAAGGCTTGTGAAAGAGCTGCTTTTTATCATCATTTAGATCCTGAAACGGTTTTATCGTTCCCGCGAAGCGGCAACGAGTTCAGGATGACGTCATGCCGAACTTGTTTCGGCATCTCTCAATTAAAAGAAGGTTTTTCACAAGCCTTTAACATAATGTTGGAATACAAAAAAAAATTATTGAAACAAGTATTTTTTCTTTGCGAACTTTGCGAACTTTGCGAGAAACGGTTTCATCGTTCCCGCGAAGCGGCAACTGTATTTCTAAGGTTTCTATAAATGTAAGAAAAAAAAGTGGGGATTTCAACCGGCAGTTCGCTCTCTTGGGCTTTATTTTTCCGCCACCGGGAACTCGGTGATCCGCAGTTTCGCGGAACCGTACGGGATAAGCTGCAATTCCTCCGCCGGGCTTGTTGTGGATACAGGGCTCTCCGGGGGCGGGGCAGCCGAGGCGCCATCCAGCCCCCATGAAGGAATCTTGCGACCCTGTGCTGTAATAACCACCGGGGCTTTAAGCTCGGAGAAACAGGGCATGCTTACCGGTTTTTCCTCCACTTTGAGCGACTTTTCAGGCTGCTTGTCATCAAGGATGAGCGCATAGTTCCAGGGGCCGGTCGGACGGACTTCATAGTCTGAGTGCGGAGCTTCTCCGCGCACCTGATTCCACTCTGAACCGATGCGGAGCGAGAAGGTGAGCGGGCCGCGATAGATGACCGCAGAATTGTTGAACCGGCGGGCCACCCGAAGCTTCATGGGGAAATTGATAGTTACCCTGTCGCCGTTCTTCCAGGTGCGGCCGATGATATGGAATGCGCCGGGAGCAGGCGCGGTCCTGGATTCACTGTTCACCGCCACTTCGGCTTTCTCCGCCCAGCCGGGGATACGAAGATAGAGCGGGAAGCTTTCCTGGCCGGAGACTTTTATCTCCAGCTCGATTGCGCCATAGAAGGGATAATCGGTTTTTTCGATGATGGTGACAGGCTTTGAATTGACCGTTCCGGTGACTTCCGAGGGGCCGTAGGCGATGGCGGCAAATCCCCCGTCCGGCGTTCCCATCCACATATGGCTGACCAGTTTCGGCCAGCCCTGGTTGAAATTGCCGGTGCAGCATTTGTAATTGGGCGCAAGCCCGAAGATATTGGCGTCCGGGCCGTTTGTCCAGTCGCGTTTTTCTATCGTGCAGAGGACCTGGTTGGCCTGCTGGTCATACTGGTGCGCCCACATGTCAGCGGTGAATGCGCCGGGAAGATTATTGAAGCCCAGGGATTCGAGACGGTCGGCGTACGCGGTTCCGCCGAAAAAGGAGGTGAGCATCTCCAGAGAGAACATAT
It contains:
- a CDS encoding glycoside hydrolase family 127 protein; amino-acid sequence: MLKLSVEPPKRTFIPLPLGTVLPRGWLREQLVIQAEGLSGHLDEFFPDLGPESGWLGGKGESWELGPYYLDGLTPLAYLLEDSKLKAKVSKWMNWTLSNLGSDGWIGPRTDNSDKWWPRAVMLKALAQYGEASHDQRVETAMGAYFMLLRKSLEDSPLTIWAKFRWGEYLLPLIWFCERRFCPIFGETASLLHAQGYNWTDHFTFFTIENKVRQNPNMATHVVNHAMAVKYPALWSLFSGLGEDRTGSDQAIKMLDRFHGCATGLFTGDEHLSGLNPSQGTELCAVVEYMFSLEMLTSFFGGTAYADRLESLGFNNLPGAFTADMWAHQYDQQANQVLCTIEKRDWTNGPDANIFGLAPNYKCCTGNFNQGWPKLVSHMWMGTPDGGFAAIAYGPSEVTGTVNSKPVTIIEKTDYPFYGAIELEIKVSGQESFPLYLRIPGWAEKAEVAVNSESRTAPAPGAFHIIGRTWKNGDRVTINFPMKLRVARRFNNSAVIYRGPLTFSLRIGSEWNQVRGEAPHSDYEVRPTGPWNYALILDDKQPEKSLKVEEKPVSMPCFSELKAPVVITAQGRKIPSWGLDGASAAPPPESPVSTTSPAEELQLIPYGSAKLRITEFPVAEK